From Streptomyces sp. TLI_105, the proteins below share one genomic window:
- a CDS encoding maleylpyruvate isomerase family mycothiol-dependent enzyme codes for MTVHPSLQNYADAWTHSIEAIAELVQPLVEGEWNRPTPCIGWSVRDIVSHVIGMETEMLGDPRPIHSLPRDLYHVRSDFARYMEVQVDVRRHHTAPEMTSELEYILIRRARQLRNENRSPEHLIRAPLGAEQSLELAYRDRAFDVWVHEQDLRTALGVPGNLDSAGALVARDVLLEALPDVVAKDAGAPPSSAVVLDVTGPVEFLRTVRVDAEGRGSIDGAPSLGPAVTLATDWETFVRLACGRVRPAEVADRVKTEGDADLAAAILDNFAVTPR; via the coding sequence GTGACCGTCCATCCCAGCCTCCAGAACTACGCCGACGCCTGGACCCATTCCATCGAGGCGATAGCCGAGCTGGTGCAGCCGCTCGTGGAGGGCGAGTGGAACCGGCCGACCCCGTGCATCGGCTGGTCGGTGCGGGACATCGTCTCCCATGTGATCGGCATGGAGACGGAGATGCTCGGCGATCCGCGGCCGATCCACTCCCTGCCCCGCGACCTGTACCACGTGCGCAGTGACTTCGCCCGCTACATGGAGGTCCAGGTCGATGTGCGGCGGCACCACACCGCCCCGGAGATGACCTCGGAGCTGGAGTACATCCTCATCCGGCGGGCCCGCCAGCTCCGCAACGAGAACCGCTCCCCCGAGCACCTGATCCGCGCTCCCCTGGGCGCCGAGCAGTCCCTCGAACTGGCCTACCGGGATCGGGCCTTCGACGTGTGGGTGCACGAGCAGGACCTGCGGACGGCGCTGGGCGTGCCGGGGAACCTGGACTCGGCCGGGGCGCTCGTGGCCCGGGACGTGCTCCTGGAGGCGCTGCCGGACGTGGTCGCCAAGGACGCCGGGGCGCCCCCGTCCTCGGCGGTGGTGCTCGACGTGACCGGTCCGGTGGAGTTCCTGCGGACGGTACGGGTGGACGCGGAGGGCCGCGGTTCGATCGACGGCGCGCCGTCGCTGGGCCCCGCGGTGACGCTGGCGACGGACTGGGAGACGTTCGTGCGCCTCGCCTGCGGCCGGGTCCGGCCGGCCGAGGTGGCCGACCGGGTCAAGACCGAGGGCGACGCGGACCTCGCGGCGGCGATCCTGGACAACTTCGCGGTGACGCCCCGGTAG
- a CDS encoding carbon-nitrogen family hydrolase, whose translation MRASLIQIAVDPDEPVDARRARAARLVREESGHADLVVLPELWTVGAFASDLFAAESEPLNGPTHRAMAEAARDAGVWLHAGSFVEAEGGALYNTSLVLSPDGELVASYRKIHRFGFDKGEAVLMAAGEDLVTVDLPHLTVGVGTCYDLRFPELFRGLVDAGAQAFVVPAGWPARRRAHWTLLARARAVENQAYVLACGTAGTHAGVEQAGHSIVVDPWGETLAEAGPDEEVLRVVLDPAKVRTTREEFPALKDRVLGVATPRNRRA comes from the coding sequence GTGCGCGCCTCGCTGATCCAGATCGCGGTAGACCCGGACGAACCGGTCGATGCCCGTCGCGCCCGTGCGGCGCGTCTCGTACGGGAGGAATCCGGCCACGCCGACCTCGTGGTCCTGCCGGAACTGTGGACCGTCGGCGCCTTCGCGTCCGACCTCTTCGCCGCCGAGTCCGAGCCGTTGAACGGCCCCACCCACCGGGCGATGGCGGAGGCCGCCCGCGACGCCGGGGTCTGGCTGCACGCCGGCTCCTTCGTCGAGGCGGAGGGCGGCGCCCTCTACAACACCTCGCTCGTCCTCTCCCCCGACGGCGAACTCGTCGCCTCCTACCGCAAGATCCACCGCTTCGGCTTCGACAAGGGCGAGGCCGTGCTGATGGCCGCAGGGGAGGACCTCGTCACCGTCGACCTGCCGCACCTCACCGTCGGCGTCGGCACCTGCTACGACCTGCGCTTCCCCGAACTCTTCCGCGGCCTCGTCGACGCGGGCGCCCAGGCCTTCGTCGTCCCGGCCGGCTGGCCCGCCCGCCGCCGCGCCCACTGGACCCTCCTGGCCCGGGCCCGGGCCGTCGAGAACCAGGCGTACGTCCTCGCCTGCGGCACCGCCGGCACCCACGCGGGCGTGGAGCAGGCCGGGCACTCGATCGTCGTCGACCCCTGGGGCGAGACCCTCGCGGAGGCCGGCCCGGACGAGGAGGTCCTGCGGGTCGTCCTCGACCCGGCGAAGGTCCGGACGACCCGGGAGGAGTTCCCGGCGCTCAAGGACCGGGTGCTCGGAGTCGCGACACCACGCAACCGCCGGGCCTGA
- a CDS encoding SMI1/KNR4 family protein: protein MNDQEKAAVAAFAELFGPPPEGPVAPVDWDAVEEWLGLRLPADYKAVATAYGPLDIGERLWLHTPFTSDARLFDYGGFVEQGRRAAPGVLPFGATRMSDTLYWDTTASDDPDQWPVVVHVQNLANAGKDPWLRPGTTLLPTLTGFVADGLRPLLARSGLAGGEPSAWTPPPRRPAPTPEQRAALAGGSGLDTLAALVPPPAEPYLGEQSWEWLYERLGTRLPTEYVRLMETYGGGEWCQWLRFSRPLGTGHYDLAGTEEWYGDAYRSLRADHPEYHPLAVRPEPGGFLPFADTIDGDQLCWLTEGDTPDDWPLIVIPRHADQGPPLTGTLTETLLAWLRGELRTEGLPGLVRPHEDPLDVIDFEPYGSRAD from the coding sequence GTGAACGACCAGGAGAAGGCGGCCGTCGCCGCCTTCGCCGAGCTCTTCGGACCGCCGCCGGAGGGACCCGTGGCACCCGTCGACTGGGACGCGGTCGAGGAATGGCTGGGGCTGCGCCTGCCCGCCGACTACAAGGCCGTGGCCACCGCCTACGGCCCGCTCGACATCGGCGAACGGCTCTGGCTGCACACCCCGTTCACCAGTGACGCGCGCCTCTTCGACTACGGCGGCTTCGTCGAGCAGGGACGCCGGGCCGCACCCGGCGTCCTCCCCTTCGGTGCCACCCGCATGTCCGACACCCTGTACTGGGACACCACCGCCTCCGACGACCCGGACCAGTGGCCCGTCGTCGTCCACGTGCAGAACCTCGCGAACGCCGGCAAGGACCCCTGGCTCCGCCCCGGCACCACCCTCCTGCCCACCCTCACCGGCTTCGTCGCCGACGGCCTGCGCCCGCTCCTCGCCCGCAGCGGCCTCGCCGGCGGCGAACCGTCCGCCTGGACCCCGCCGCCCCGCCGCCCCGCACCCACCCCCGAACAGCGCGCGGCACTCGCCGGCGGCAGCGGCCTCGACACCCTCGCCGCGCTCGTCCCGCCGCCCGCCGAGCCGTACCTCGGCGAGCAGAGCTGGGAGTGGCTGTACGAGCGCCTCGGCACCCGCCTCCCCACCGAGTACGTCCGCCTGATGGAGACGTACGGCGGCGGAGAGTGGTGCCAGTGGCTCCGCTTCAGCCGCCCGCTGGGCACCGGGCACTACGACCTGGCGGGCACGGAGGAGTGGTACGGCGACGCCTACCGGAGCCTGCGCGCCGACCACCCCGAGTACCACCCGCTGGCCGTCCGGCCCGAGCCCGGCGGCTTCCTGCCCTTCGCCGACACCATCGACGGCGACCAGCTGTGCTGGCTCACCGAGGGCGACACCCCCGACGACTGGCCCCTGATCGTCATCCCGCGCCACGCCGACCAGGGCCCGCCGCTCACCGGCACCCTCACGGAGACCCTGCTCGCCTGGCTGCGCGGCGAACTCCGCACGGAAGGCCTCCCCGGCCTCGTACGCCCCCATGAGGACCCGCTGGACGTCATCGACTTCGAGCCGTACGGCTCGAGGGCCGACTGA
- a CDS encoding PLP-dependent aspartate aminotransferase family protein — MTHAEPVSPRPETLAVHPPHVEVTGSRPLGVPLHQGHVFAFGSADALAEGFTSPDAFLYARLGNPTVRTLEDAVARLEGGAAARSFASGMGAVNGVLLGLLSSGDHVIAQTCLYGGTYAVLTDLAARWGVHVTYVSGNDPEEVRAALRPETRLLYLETIANPTTRVSDLPALAAVAAEAGVPVAVDNTFASPLLCRPLDHGADIVVHSATKYLAGHADVLGGVAVFKDPELYDRVRHHSVEQGASTDPFAAWLTLRGMQTLSLRMERQCASAAELAARLEAHPAVQAVRHPALASHPDRAIAARLLPAGGGGVVSVDLAGGREAGRTFVEAVRLASLSVSLGDVKTLVMHPASTSHHQLDAAALAAAGIGAGTVRLSVGIEHVEDLWADLEQALAKAG, encoded by the coding sequence ATGACCCACGCCGAACCCGTGTCCCCCCGCCCCGAGACCCTCGCCGTCCACCCGCCGCACGTCGAGGTCACGGGCAGCAGGCCCCTCGGCGTGCCCCTGCACCAGGGCCACGTCTTCGCCTTCGGCTCGGCCGACGCCCTCGCCGAGGGGTTCACCTCGCCGGACGCCTTCCTCTACGCCCGCCTCGGCAACCCCACCGTCCGCACCCTGGAGGACGCCGTCGCCCGACTGGAAGGCGGGGCCGCCGCACGGTCCTTCGCCTCCGGCATGGGCGCCGTCAACGGCGTCCTCCTCGGCCTGCTCTCCAGCGGCGACCACGTCATCGCCCAGACCTGCCTGTACGGCGGCACGTACGCCGTCCTCACCGACCTCGCCGCCCGCTGGGGCGTCCACGTCACGTACGTCTCCGGCAACGACCCGGAGGAGGTGCGGGCGGCCCTGCGCCCCGAGACCCGCCTCCTCTACCTGGAGACCATCGCCAACCCCACCACCCGCGTCTCCGACCTGCCCGCGCTCGCCGCCGTCGCCGCCGAGGCCGGGGTGCCCGTCGCCGTCGACAACACCTTCGCCTCCCCGCTGCTCTGCCGCCCCCTCGACCACGGCGCCGACATCGTCGTCCACTCCGCCACCAAGTACCTGGCCGGGCACGCCGACGTCCTCGGCGGCGTCGCCGTCTTCAAGGACCCCGAGCTGTACGACAGGGTCCGCCACCACTCCGTCGAACAGGGCGCGTCCACCGACCCGTTCGCCGCCTGGCTCACCCTGCGCGGCATGCAGACCCTGTCCCTGCGCATGGAGCGCCAGTGCGCGAGCGCCGCCGAACTCGCCGCCCGGCTCGAAGCGCACCCGGCGGTCCAGGCCGTCCGCCACCCGGCCCTCGCGAGCCACCCGGACCGGGCGATCGCCGCACGCCTGCTGCCCGCCGGCGGCGGCGGGGTGGTCTCGGTCGACCTCGCGGGCGGCCGGGAGGCGGGCCGCACCTTCGTCGAGGCGGTACGGCTCGCCTCCCTCAGCGTCTCCCTCGGCGACGTGAAGACGCTGGTCATGCACCCGGCGTCCACCTCCCACCACCAGCTCGACGCGGCGGCGCTCGCCGCGGCCGGCATCGGCGCCGGCACGGTCCGGCTCTCGGTCGGCATCGAGCACGTCGAGGACCTCTGGGCGGACCTGGAGCAGGCACTCGCCAAGGCGGGCTGA
- a CDS encoding LURP-one-related/scramblase family protein: MKYLVRDKIFAIGDDYWIEDEQGRHAFLVDGKALRLRDTLELKDPDGQVLVTLRQKMFSLRDAMTIERDEQPLATVRRKRLSLLRNHYRVTLVDGTGLDVSGRILDREFTVEYEGELLAHISRQWFHVRETYAVNVVREDADAALQIAVAVCVIRMAERERED, translated from the coding sequence GTGAAATATCTCGTACGGGACAAGATCTTCGCGATCGGCGACGACTACTGGATCGAGGACGAGCAGGGCCGCCACGCCTTCCTCGTCGACGGCAAGGCCCTGCGGCTGCGCGACACCCTGGAGCTGAAGGACCCCGACGGGCAGGTCCTCGTCACGCTGCGGCAGAAGATGTTCAGCCTGCGGGACGCGATGACGATCGAGCGGGACGAGCAGCCGCTCGCGACCGTCCGCCGCAAGCGGCTCTCCCTGCTCCGCAACCACTACCGGGTGACGCTCGTCGACGGGACCGGACTGGACGTCAGCGGCCGGATCCTGGACCGGGAGTTCACCGTCGAGTACGAGGGTGAGCTCCTGGCCCACATCTCCCGGCAGTGGTTCCACGTCCGCGAGACGTACGCGGTGAACGTGGTCCGCGAGGACGCGGACGCGGCGCTGCAGATCGCGGTCGCCGTGTGCGTCATCCGGATGGCGGAGCGGGAACGGGAGGACTGA
- a CDS encoding DUF4239 domain-containing protein, which produces MALFETLVVVLGVALVAALGVVAKTRFFPVGADEEPREDVAEYIAMMVSVLYAVVLGLCLVSVWDTRSDAADNVQVEASALHQTYLLADALPAAQRQPLRDAARAYADHVVGTEWPAMAEREPLDPSGWQLLDRLRKAGEVGDTARVPEQIAAQEVLAQLGYVDDARRGREAAAQERLSPVLWTGLLIGGALTLAFMFLFGIKRSTTHVVMVMGLSGFIAFTVLLIHQLDSPFGSALGASPDAFTRYFG; this is translated from the coding sequence GTGGCCCTGTTCGAGACGCTCGTCGTCGTCCTCGGCGTCGCGCTCGTCGCCGCCCTCGGCGTCGTCGCCAAGACCAGGTTCTTCCCGGTCGGCGCGGACGAGGAGCCGCGCGAGGACGTCGCCGAGTACATCGCCATGATGGTCTCGGTCCTCTACGCGGTGGTGCTCGGCCTCTGCCTGGTGTCCGTCTGGGACACCCGTAGCGACGCCGCCGACAACGTCCAGGTCGAGGCGAGCGCCCTGCACCAGACGTACCTGCTGGCGGACGCGCTCCCCGCCGCCCAGCGGCAGCCGCTGCGGGACGCGGCCCGGGCGTACGCCGATCACGTCGTCGGCACCGAGTGGCCGGCGATGGCGGAGCGCGAGCCGCTCGACCCGTCCGGATGGCAGCTGCTCGACCGGCTCCGGAAGGCGGGCGAGGTGGGGGACACGGCCAGGGTGCCGGAGCAGATCGCCGCCCAGGAGGTGCTGGCCCAGCTCGGCTACGTCGACGACGCGCGGCGGGGCCGGGAGGCGGCGGCGCAGGAGCGGCTCTCCCCCGTGCTGTGGACGGGCCTGCTGATCGGCGGCGCCCTGACCCTGGCGTTCATGTTCCTCTTCGGGATCAAGAGGAGTACGACGCACGTGGTGATGGTGATGGGCCTTTCGGGGTTCATCGCCTTCACGGTGCTGCTGATCCATCAGCTCGACTCGCCGTTCGGGTCGGCGCTGGGCGCGTCACCGGACGCGTTCACCCGTTACTTCGGGTGA
- a CDS encoding NHL domain-containing thioredoxin family protein, with protein MNDSAPTHAPRRARVRAPELIGKGGWLNTGGEELTLADLRGKVVLLDFWTFCCVNCLHVLDELRDLEEKHRDTLVIVGVHSPKFVHEAEHQAVVDAVERYEVHHPVLDDPELATWKQYAVRAWPTLVVIDPEGYVVAQHAGEGHANAIRTLVEELEAEHEAKGTLRRGDGPYVAPEPVATDLRFPGKAVTLENGHFLVSDTTRHQLVELAEDGETVVRRIGEGVFREPQGLALLPGGKVVVADTVNHALRTYDPESGTIELVAGTGKQWWQGSPTAGPALEVDLSSPWDVAWWQGKVWIAMAGVHQLWTYDPETRTVEVAAGTTNEGLVDGPAAEAWFAQPSGLAATEDRLWIADSETSALRWIDTEGVVHTAVGTGLFDFGHRDGAADQALFQHPLGVTALPDGSVAVSDTYNHALRRFDPATGEVTTLATDLREPSDAVLVGGDIVVVESARHRLTRLRLPEEAVQVEAVAHRTRREATEVAPGRLRLDVVFQAPTGQKLDERYGPSTRLLVSSTPPELLLGGEGTGTDLFRELDLNPEVTEGVLHVSAMAASCDDDPANEYPACHVHQQDWGVPVKVTADGVARLPLILAGMDG; from the coding sequence ATGAACGACTCCGCGCCCACCCACGCGCCCCGACGTGCCCGTGTCCGTGCCCCCGAGCTGATCGGCAAGGGCGGCTGGCTCAACACGGGCGGAGAAGAACTGACCCTCGCCGACCTGCGAGGAAAAGTTGTTCTGCTCGATTTCTGGACCTTCTGCTGTGTGAACTGCCTGCACGTCCTCGACGAGCTGCGGGACCTGGAGGAGAAGCACCGCGACACGCTCGTGATCGTCGGGGTGCATTCGCCGAAGTTCGTGCACGAGGCCGAGCACCAGGCCGTCGTCGACGCCGTCGAGCGGTACGAGGTGCACCACCCCGTGCTCGACGACCCGGAGCTCGCGACCTGGAAGCAGTACGCCGTGCGGGCGTGGCCGACGCTCGTCGTGATCGACCCCGAGGGGTACGTCGTCGCCCAGCACGCCGGTGAGGGGCACGCCAACGCGATCCGGACCCTGGTCGAGGAGCTGGAGGCCGAGCACGAGGCCAAGGGGACGCTGCGGCGCGGCGACGGGCCGTACGTGGCGCCCGAGCCCGTCGCGACCGACCTGCGCTTCCCCGGGAAGGCCGTCACCCTGGAGAACGGGCACTTCCTGGTCTCCGACACCACCCGGCACCAGCTCGTCGAACTGGCCGAGGACGGCGAGACCGTGGTGCGGCGGATCGGCGAGGGGGTCTTCCGGGAGCCGCAGGGCCTCGCGCTCCTCCCCGGCGGCAAGGTCGTCGTCGCGGACACCGTGAACCACGCCCTGCGCACGTACGACCCGGAGAGCGGGACGATCGAGCTCGTCGCCGGCACCGGGAAGCAGTGGTGGCAGGGGTCCCCGACCGCCGGCCCCGCCCTCGAGGTCGACCTCTCCTCGCCGTGGGACGTCGCCTGGTGGCAGGGCAAGGTGTGGATCGCCATGGCCGGTGTGCACCAGCTGTGGACGTACGACCCGGAGACGCGGACCGTCGAGGTCGCGGCCGGGACGACGAACGAGGGGCTCGTCGACGGGCCCGCCGCCGAGGCCTGGTTCGCGCAGCCCTCCGGGCTCGCGGCCACCGAGGACCGGCTGTGGATCGCCGACTCCGAGACCAGCGCCCTGCGCTGGATCGACACCGAGGGCGTCGTGCACACGGCGGTCGGCACCGGCCTCTTCGACTTCGGCCACCGCGACGGCGCCGCCGACCAGGCCCTCTTCCAGCACCCGCTGGGCGTGACCGCCCTGCCCGACGGCTCGGTCGCCGTCTCCGACACGTACAACCACGCCCTGCGCCGCTTCGACCCCGCCACCGGCGAGGTCACCACCCTCGCCACCGATCTGCGCGAGCCCAGCGACGCGGTCCTCGTCGGCGGTGACATCGTGGTCGTCGAGTCCGCCCGGCACCGGCTGACCCGGCTGCGGCTCCCGGAGGAGGCCGTCCAGGTCGAGGCGGTCGCCCACCGCACGCGGCGTGAGGCCACCGAGGTCGCCCCGGGACGGCTCCGGCTCGACGTCGTCTTCCAGGCGCCGACCGGGCAGAAGCTGGACGAGCGGTACGGCCCCTCGACCCGGCTCCTGGTCTCCTCGACCCCGCCGGAGCTGCTGCTCGGCGGCGAGGGCACCGGAACGGACCTCTTCCGGGAGCTGGACCTGAACCCGGAGGTCACCGAGGGCGTGCTGCACGTGTCCGCGATGGCCGCGTCCTGCGACGACGACCCGGCCAACGAGTACCCGGCCTGCCACGTCCACCAGCAGGACTGGGGCGTCCCGGTGAAGGTCACGGCCGACGGCGTCGCCCGGCTGCCGCTGATCCTCGCCGGCATGGACGGCTAG